Genomic DNA from Streptomyces sp. NBC_01571:
GGGCAAGCCGCCGATGGGGCGGAGCGTCACCGGCGGGATTCCGAGAGCCGCCGGTGCGGCGGGCGGACGAGCCGGCACACCGGGCGGACGTCCGGGTGGCCCGGGAGCCACGAATGCCGGACGTGCCAACGGTGTTGTCGGCGGAAAGCCCAGCACGGGTGCGACACCCGGGAAGCCGGGCTCCCGACTGCCGCGTGGCACGGTCGTCGGTGGCAAGGGCGCCGCTGAATCACCCACGTCCGAGGGCAGGCTTGGTCAACGCGGAGTGATCGGGGCTCCCCAGCAGGCCAGAGGCATGGCGCCTGGGCAGACTTCGCGTCGGTCCACGAGCAACCCCGATGGTGTGGTCGGCGCTCCCCGGGACCGGACCGCCGGAACGAAGAGCAAGGGATTCACCTCCGGCGGCACTGGCCTGGTGAGGGGTCCGGGGGGCGGACAGGCTCCTGGAAACGCTCGCGGCAAGGGCACATCGCGTCGTGAACGACCGGACGAGAACGAGAACGAGAACGAGACAGGTTCGCGTGAGGACCCACGGCGCGACGCGCGGCCGACGACGGACTGACCGGATACGAGCGAGGACATACAGGGGCATGGTGTCAGGGATCAGCCGACAGGGCAGGCGGGCCGCTTCCTCCGTGGGGCGCAACGGAAGGCGGGTGTCCTCCGTGTGCGCCGCGCTGGGCGCGGTGGTCGCTCTGTCGGCCTTGCCGGCCCCGGACGCGGCGGCCGACGACGGCCAGTCGAGGCAGTGGTATCTGGCCCCGATGAAGGCCTCCGAGATGTGGAAGGTGAGCACGGGCGAGGGCGTGAAGGTCGCCGTGATCGACTCGGGCGTCAACCCCGAGACCCCCTCGCTCAAGGGACAGGTACTGGTCGACGAGGTGCCGAAGGCCCTCTCGTACCACGTCACGCAGGACTACTCGGGCCATGGGACGAGCATGGCCGAATTGATCGCCGGTACGGGCGCCGGAGGTGGCCTGAAGGGTCTGGCCCCTGGGGCGAAGATCGTGCCGTACCGGATCGTGACCAGCGATCTGAAGGGCGAGGCCGAGAGGAAGAGGACCTTGACCTCGGCCCGGGCGATCAGGGCTGCCGCCGACAGCGACGCCAAGATCATCAACATGTCCTACGGCAGCCCGGCCAGTGATCCGGATGAAGAAGCGGCCGTCAAGTACGCCTATTCGAAGGGCAAGTTGCTGATCGCCGGCACCGGCAACAACGCGGAGAAGTTCAACCTGATCGGGTACCCGGCCTCGTATCCGTTCGTCGTCGGAGTCGCCGCCGCGGACAAGACCGGGAAGGTGGGGAAGTTCTCGGAGCACGGCAACTACGTCGACCTCGCGGCCCCCGGCCTCGACGTGCCCACCTGGTGCGACGCGACGTTCAAGTCGTACTGCCCCGGCGTGGGAACGAGTATGGCCACCGCCATCACCTCCGCCTCCGCCGCCCTCGTCTGGTCCGCCCACCCCGACTGGACGGCCAACCAGGTCCTCGGGAGTCTCATAGACACCGCGGGACGCGACTGGCCGAAGAACAACCCGAGCAACTACCTCGGATACGGCCTCATCCGGCCCCGCAAGGTGCTGGAGGACACCGGCATCGACCCCGGACCGGCCAAGACCGACCCGCTCAGCTACGAGAACGGGACGGGCGTCACCGACGCCTCCCCCTCCGCCACCGCACCCGCCTCGTCCCGGCCCCCCAAATCCACCTCGGGTGACCGGACTTCGGCGGCGGGATCGAGCACGGAGTCGTCCGGCGGCACCCCCTGGGGTGCTCTCGCCGGTGCCGCAGCCGTGCTGGTGATCGCGGGCGGCGCCTTCGCGGTGATCCGTTCACGGCGCCGCGCATGACCACCTCGCACGTCCGGACCACTCGGTGACGTGCACGCAAGGAAGACGAACCACAACCCACGAAAGGGAGTGCGGACATGGCCGACGGCCGCAAGTTCGACGACGACCGGGTACAGAAGCTCCAGACGAACGTCCTGGACCGGTACGAGTCCATCAAGAAGCAGCTCGCCGCCCTCCAGGGGACCATCGACATGATCGAGGCCAGCTGGACGGGTGTCGGCGCCAACGCCTTCAACAAGAAGCAGACCGAGATCAACGACAACATGGCCCAGATCGGCCGGATGCTCGACCGGTTCCTCGAGAACCTGCACCTCACCAAGTCGGACAAGGTCAAGCTCGAGGACGAACTCCACTCGACGATCTCCAACATCCAGGTGGACCTCGGCGGCAAGACCTCGGCGCTCAACAGCTACTGACGGCGCTGAGCCGCACCGTTCCCCGGACCGCGAGGTCCGTCCGAAATCGTCAAGGAGATGAGGAAACATGTCCGGCGTCCACTACCAGGACCTTGCCGTCAAGTACGGCACCCTGGACGCGCTCACCACGGAACTCGGCAACCAGGCCAAGAAGCTCGAGGAAGACCTCGGAGCGCTCAAGCAGGCCGTTCTCGACGCGGCGGAAGGCTGGGGCGGCGAGGCCTACGACGCGTTTCAGGCGCAGTCGAAGGAGTGGGACAACCACGCGACCGCCGTTCACCAGGCGCTGCTGTCCATCTCGCAGAAGGTCCACCAGGCCGGCGGTGACTACCGGGGCGGCGACCTCAAGGGAGCCAGCTACTTCCAGTAGGACCAGGCGGTACGGACGACCGGGGTGGGCACGCACGGGAGGTGCCCACCCCGTTTCCGTACCCCTGTCGCGGCGGGGCTCCGCACACGAGCGGCGAGGAGAGCGGAACACCCGCCCCCCTCGCCGCCGTTCGCCGTCCGGGCACCTCGTGACGGTCACCCCGTGCCGCCGTGCCCCGTGCCGGTGACCCGTGCCCGGTCAGCACCCGCCGGTCAGTACGTCCCCTCCGGCACCAGCCCCGTCTGCACCAACGGCTTCCCCCGCCGGCGTGACACGAAGACGCCCCGCCCGGCAGGCATCGGCCGGGGCCGCACCCCGCCGAGGATGTCGCCCTCGCCCGGATCACCGGCGAGTACCACACCCTGCGCGCCCAGCTCCTTCATCCGCTGCATGAAGGGTTCGTACGAGGCACGCCCCGCGCCCGCCGTGGAGCGGGCGATGATGAACCGCACGCCCACGTCCCGCGCGAACGGCAGCAGTTCCGTCAGACCGCTCAGCGGGTTGCCGCCGGACGTGGAGACGAGATCGTAGTCGTCGATGACGACGTACACCGTCGGCCCCCGCCACCAGCTCCGCTCCCGCAGCTGCTGCGCCGTGACCTCCGCCGTGGGGGTGCGGCGCTGCATCAGGTCCACCAGCGCCGCCATGTGGTGGTCCATGGCGTTGGACATCGGGATGTACTCGGCGAGGTGGGTGGCCGGGGTGACGTCCAGCAGCGAACGCCGGTTGTCGACGACGAAGAGCTTGCAGTCGTCGCCGGGATAGCGCTCGGTGAGCTGCTTGATCAGCAGCCGCAGCAGGTTCGACTTGCCGGACTCGCTCTCGCCGTAGACGAGGAAGAACGGGTCCTGCTCGAAGTCGACGTAGACGGGTTCGAGGTTGTCCTCGTCGAGCGCGAAGGCGACGCCCCGGCGCGGGAAACTGTCGCCGGGCGGCAGCTGTTCGGCCGGGAACTCGCGTGGCAGCAACCGGACTTCGGGGGCGCCGGGCGCCTGCCAGTGCCGGGAGACCTCCGCCGCCAGCGCGGCCGTCGCGTCGGCGAGGTCCGTGTCGGAGGTCAGGCCGTCGATACGCGGGACGGCCCCCATGAAGTGCAGCTTCTGCGGCGACTGGCCGCGTCCGGGCACTCCGGTCGGGACGTTCGCGGCCACCTTGCGGTCCAGCTCGGAGTCCATGGTGTCACCGAGGCGCAGCTCCAGGCGGTTCATCAGGTGGTCCTTGAGGTTCGCCCGGACCTCCATCGACCGGGACGCGGTCAGCACCAGGTGGATGCCGTAACCGAGACCGCGCGC
This window encodes:
- a CDS encoding S8 family serine peptidase, with protein sequence MCAALGAVVALSALPAPDAAADDGQSRQWYLAPMKASEMWKVSTGEGVKVAVIDSGVNPETPSLKGQVLVDEVPKALSYHVTQDYSGHGTSMAELIAGTGAGGGLKGLAPGAKIVPYRIVTSDLKGEAERKRTLTSARAIRAAADSDAKIINMSYGSPASDPDEEAAVKYAYSKGKLLIAGTGNNAEKFNLIGYPASYPFVVGVAAADKTGKVGKFSEHGNYVDLAAPGLDVPTWCDATFKSYCPGVGTSMATAITSASAALVWSAHPDWTANQVLGSLIDTAGRDWPKNNPSNYLGYGLIRPRKVLEDTGIDPGPAKTDPLSYENGTGVTDASPSATAPASSRPPKSTSGDRTSAAGSSTESSGGTPWGALAGAAAVLVIAGGAFAVIRSRRRA
- a CDS encoding WXG100 family type VII secretion target encodes the protein MADGRKFDDDRVQKLQTNVLDRYESIKKQLAALQGTIDMIEASWTGVGANAFNKKQTEINDNMAQIGRMLDRFLENLHLTKSDKVKLEDELHSTISNIQVDLGGKTSALNSY
- a CDS encoding WXG100 family type VII secretion target, with translation MSGVHYQDLAVKYGTLDALTTELGNQAKKLEEDLGALKQAVLDAAEGWGGEAYDAFQAQSKEWDNHATAVHQALLSISQKVHQAGGDYRGGDLKGASYFQ